A single genomic interval of Panthera tigris isolate Pti1 chromosome E3, P.tigris_Pti1_mat1.1, whole genome shotgun sequence harbors:
- the MARF1 gene encoding meiosis regulator and mRNA stability factor 1 isoform X2, with protein MMEGNGTEDPCSRTLGWLRQNNDAKPWLWKFSNCFSRPEHTLPLSPHTKDYMENKKAAVELKDVPSPLHAGSKLFPAVPLPDIHSLQQPKIQLSPVPKVSCCAHCPNEPSTSPMRFGGGGGSGGSGGSGSLIHPGALLDSQSTRTVTCQVGSGFAFQSASSLQNASARNNLAGLASDFPSMCLESNLSSCKHLPCCGKLHFQSCHGNVHKLHQFPALQGCASAGYFPCSDFTSGAPGRLEEHISQSELTPHLCTNSLHLNVVPPVCLKGSLYCEDCLNKPARNSIIDAAKVWPNIPPPNTQTAPVTIPLCNGCGTKGAGKETTLLLATSLGKAASKFGSPEVALAGQVLENLPPIGVFWDIENCSVPSGRSATAVVQRIREKFFKGHREAEFICVCDISKENKEVIQELNNCQVTVAHINATAKNAADDKLRQSLRRFANTHTAPATVVLVSTDVNFALELSDLRHRHGFHIILVHKNQASEALLHHANELIRFEEFISDLPPRLPLKMPQCHTLLYVYNLPANKDGKSITNRLRRLSDNCGGKVLSITGCSAILRFINQDSAERAQKRMENEDVFGNRIIVSFTPKNRELCETKSSNAIADKVKSPKKLKNPKLCLIKDTSEQSSSAKATPGKGSQANSGSATKNTNVKSLQELCRMESKTGARSSDSQQGHLRLVAPPHRSLSAVAPTPKNSGTAEPAYKTNPKKENPCPRSVTSSPVENKEKEETPFQVSYPSAFSKLITSRQVSPLLAAQSWSSRSMSPNLLNRASPLAFNIANSSIGADSPDPFANGADIQISNIDYRLSRKELQQLMQEAFSRHGKVKSVELSPHTDYQLKAVVQMENLQEAISAVNSLHRYKIGSKKILVSLATGAANKSLSLLSAETMSILQDAPACCLPLFKFTDIYEKKFGHKLNVSDLYKLTDTVAIREQGNGRLVCLLPSSQARQSPLGSSQSHDGSSTNCSPIIFEELEYHEPVCRQHCPDKDFSEHEFDPDSYKIPFVILSLKTFAPQVHSLLQTHEGTVPLLSFPDCYAAEFGELEIVQENQGGVPLEHLITCVPGVNIATAQNGVKVVKWIHNKPPPPNTDPWLLRSKSPVGNPQLIQFSREVIDLLKSQPSCVIPISNFIPSYHHHFAKQCRVSDYGYSKLIELLEAVPHVLQILGMGSKRLLTLTHRAQVKRFTQDLLKLLKSQASKQVVVREFSQAYHWCFSKDWDVTEYGVCELIDIVSEIPDTTICLSQQDSEMVICIPKRERTQDEIERTKQFSKDVVDLLRHQPHFRMPFNKFIPSYHHHFGRQCKLAYYGFTKLLELFEAIPDILQVLECGEEKILTLTEVERFKALAAQFVKLLRSQKDNCLMMTDLLTEYAKTFGYTFRLQDYDVSSVSALTQKLCHVVKVADMASGKQIQLINRKSLRALTAQLLVLLMSWEGAAHLSVDELKRRYETTHSAPLNPCEYGFMTLTELLKSLPYLVEVFTNDKTEECVKLTSLYLFAKNVRSLLHTYHYQQLFLHEFSMAYTKYVGETLQPKTYGYSSVEELLGAIPQVVWIKGHGHKRIVVLKNDMKSRVSSVGLSPVSPEDQPSATEHIPAAPESRTAPELRLGAGSDGPHQTEQELLRLTNDSPVDLLCAPVPSCLPSPQLRPDPVILQSADLIQFEEHPQAPSEIMILTQEESTEIPVPVKNKHPASESSSPCVSAAAPVPPCPSSETSESLLGKDPVESPAKKQPKNRVKLAANFSFAPITKL; from the exons ATGATGGAAGGAAACGGAACTGAGGACCCCTGCAGTAGAACACTTGGATGGCTCCGACAAAATAATGATGCTAAGCCATGGCTCTGGAAATTTTCTAATTGCTTTTCTCGTCCTGAGCACACATTGCCACTTAGCCCCCACACG AAAGATTACATGGAGAACAAGAAAGCTGCTGTGGAGTTAAAGGACGTGCCGTCTCCCCTTCATGCTGGCTCTAAACTTTTCCCAGCAGTCCCGCTTCCAGATATTCATTCTCTCCAGCAACCTAAAATACAGCTTTCACCTGTCCCCAAAGTAAGCTGCTGCGCTCATTGCCCTAATGAACCCTCCACTTCGCCGATGCGTTTTGGTGGTGGCGGTGGCAGCGGTGGTAGCGGAGGTAGCGGTAGCTTGATTCACCCAGGCGCACTGTTAGACTCACAGAGCACCAGGACAGTCACGTGTCAGGTAGGCTCAGGGTTTGCCTTCCAGTCTGCATCTTCGCTCCAGAATGCCTCAGCTAGGAACAATTTGGCCGGCCTTGCAAGTGACTTCCCCAGCATGTGTCTAGAGAGTAATCTATCTTCCTGCAAACACCTGCCCTGTTGTGGAAAGCTTCATTTCCAATCCTGCCATGGTAACGTGCACAAGCTGCATCAGTTTCCGGCTCTCCAGGGCTGCGCCTCCGCTGGCTATTTCCCCTGTTCTGATTTCACGAGCGGGGCTCCGGGGCGTTTGGAAGAGCACATTTCACAGTCGGAGCTAACGCCTCACTTGTGCACCAATTCTTTGCACCTAAACGTGGTACCTCCGGTTTGTTTAAAGGGCTCACTTTACTGCGAAGACTGTCTCAACAAG ccGGCAAGAAATAGTATAATTGATGCTGCTAAAGTCTGGCCAAATATACCACCTCCAAATACTCAAACTGCACCTGTTACTATTCCTCTGTGTAATGGCTGTGGAACcaaaggagcagggaaggagacCACGTTGTTATTGGCGACCAGTCTAGGCAAAGCTGCTTCGAAATTTG GGTCACCAGAAGTTGCACTAGCCGGACAGGTGCTGGAAAACTTACCCCCCATTGGAGTTTTTTGGGATATTGAAAACTGTTCAGTTCCCTCTGGCCGCTCAGCTACTGCTGTTGTACAGAGAATCCGTGAGAAGTTTTTTAAAGGCCACAGAGAAGCAGAATTCATCTGTGTGTGTGACatcagtaaagaaaacaaagaagttatTCAAGAGCTGAATAATtgccag GTGACCGTGGCCCACATCAACGCTACCGCCAAGAACGCGGCTGACGACAAACTGCGCCAGAGTCTCCGAAGGTTTGCGAACACTCACACTGCTCCAGCCACTGTGGTTCTCGTGTCGA CTGATGTCAATTTTGCATTGGAGCTCAGTGATCTGAGACACAGGCATGGTTTCCACATAATTTTGGTCCATAAAAACCAGGCCTCGGAAGCACTGCTGCATCATGCTAATGAGCTGATCAGATTCGAAGAGTTCATTTCCGACTTGCCCCCCAGGTTACCACTAAAAATGCCA CAGTGCCACACTCTGCTCTATGTTTATAACCTACCAGCAAATAAAGATGGCAAGAGCATCACCAACAGGCTCAGGCGCCTGTCTGATAATTGTGGTGGGAAAGTGCTGAGTATCACAGGCTGCAGTGCAATTCTCCGCTTCATAAACCAAGATAGTGCAGAACGGGCTCAGAAGCGAATGGAAAACGAAGATGTCTTTGGTAATAGGATCATTGTGTCATTTACTCCAAAAAATAGAGAACTCTGTGAAACAAAGAGTTCCAATGCAATTGCTGATAAAGTGAAGTCTCCCAAAAAACTTAAGAATCCAAAATTGTGCCTCATCAAAGATACGAGTGAACAATCTTCCAGTGCCAAAGCCACGCCTGGAAAAGGGTCGCAGGCAAATTCTGGATCTGctacaaaaaacacaaatgttaaaAGTTTACAG GAGCTCTGCCGCATGGAGTCAAAGACTGGCGCTAGAAGCAGTGACTCCCAGCAAGGCCACCTGAGGCTGGTGGCGCCTCCCCACAGAAGCTTGAGCGCTGTAGCGCCCACACCCAAAAACTCGGGGACGGCAGAACCTGCTTACAAAACCAACCCGAA GAAAGAGAACCCCTGTCCCCGGAGTGTCACCAGCTCTCCtgtagagaacaaagagaaagaggagactcCGTTCCAAGTGAGTTACCCATCTGCTTTCAGCAAGCTGATCACGTCACGGCAAGTCAGTCCCCTGCTCGCAGCACAGTCTTGGTCTTCTCG GAGTATGTCTCCAAACCTTTTAAACAGAGCGTCCCCACTTGCTTTCAACATTGCAAATTCGAGCATTggtgctgacagcccagacccGTTTGCAAATGGTGCTGACATCCAGATCAGCAACATCGACTACAGATTATCCCGGAAGGAGCTGCAGCAGCTTATGCAGGAGGCATTTTCTAGGCACGGCAAG GTGAAGAGTGTTGAGCTCAGCCCCCATACAGATTATCAGCTCAAGGCTGTTGTTCAGATGGAGAACTTACAAGAAGCAATCAGTGCGGTGAATAGCCTCCACAGATACAAAATTGGCAGCAAGAAGATCCTGGTCTCACTTGCCACAGGAGCTGCTAATAAATCACTCTCTTTACTGAG tGCAGAAACAATGTCTATTCTTCAGGACGCTCCTGCCTGCTGTctgcctctttttaaatttacagatatctatgaaaaaaa ATTTGGACACAAGTTGAACGTGTCGGATTTATATAAGCTAACAGACACGGTGGCAATCCGCGAACAAGGAAACGGAAGACTGGTGTGTCTGTTGCCCAGCAGTCAGGCCCGGCAGAGCCCCTTGGGGTCTTCGCAGTCACATGACGGCTCCTCGACAAATTGCAGCCCAATTATATTTGAAGAGTTAGAATATCACGAGCCTGTCTGCAGACAGCATTGCCCCGATAAGGACTTCAG TGAACACGAATTTGATCCAGACTCCTATAAGATTCCTTTTGTGATCCTCTCTTTGAAGACATTTGCGCCCCAGGTTCATAGTCTTCTGCAGACACATGAGGGCACCGTGCCTTTATTAAG CTTTCCAGATTGTTATGCTGCAGAGTTCGGTGAACTAGAAATAGTGCAGGAAAATCAAGGGGGTGTTCCCTTAGAACACCTCATCACCTGTGTTCCAGGTGTAAACATCGCCACTGCACAGAATGGCGTCAAAGTGGTCAAATGGATTCACAACAagcccccacctccaaacacaG ATCCTTGGCTTCTGCGTTCTAAAAGTCCTGTGGGTAACCCCCAGCTGATCCAGTTTAGCAGGGAAGTGATTGACCTGCTAAAGAGCCAGCCGTCCTGTGTCATCCCAATTAGTAATTTCATCCCGTCCTACCACCATCATTTTGCAAAGCAGTGCCGGGTATCAGACTATGGATATTCCAAGCTGATAGAATTACTGGAAGCTGTGCCTCATGTGTTGCAG ATCCTCGGAATGGGCTCCAAAAGGTTGTTGACCCTTACCCACAGGGCCCAGGTGAAGCGCTTTACTCAGGATTTACTAAAACTTCTCAAATCCCAAGCCAGCAAACAGGTCGTTGTGAGGGAGTTCTCACAGGCTTACCATTG GTGTTTCTCAAAAGACTGGGATGTCACTGAATATGGTGTTTGTGAATTGATTGATATCGTATCAGAGATTCCAGACACAACCATCTGCTTGTCCCAACAAGATAGTGAAATGGTGATTTGTATCCCCAAAAGAG agcgtACCCAGGATGAAATAGAAAGGACAAAGCAGTTCTCCAAGGATGTTGTTGATTTGCTGCGGCACCAACCCCATTTCCGGATGCCCTTTAACAAATTTATCCCCTCCTACCATCACCACTTTGGCCGGCAGTGTAAACTTGCATACTATGGGTTTACTAAACTCCTTGAACTTTTTGAAGCCATACCTGATATTTTACAA GTATTGgaatgtggagaagaaaaaatCCTCACCTTGACAGAGGTAGAACGATTCAAAGCTCTTGCTGCCCAGTTTGTCAAACTCCTTCGGTCCCAAAAAGATAACTGCCTTATGATGACGGATCTGCTTACGGAATACGCTAAAACTTTTGGTTACACGTTTCGTCTCCAAGACTACGATGTCAGTTCAGTTTCAGCTTTAACACAGAAGCTCTGCCATGTTGTGAAG GTTGCTGACATGGCGTCAGGCAAACAGATTCAGCTGATCAACCGCAAGTCCCTGCGTGCTCTCACTGCCCAGCTGCTGGTGTTGCTGATGTCTTGGGAAGGAGCCGCCCACCTGTCTGTCGATGAGCTCAAGAGGCGTTATGAAACTACCCACAGTGCCCCCCTCAACCCCTGTGAATATGGATTCATGACCTTGACCGAACTTCTGAAGAGTCTGCCCTACTTAGTGGAG GTTTTTActaatgacaagacagaggagtGTGTGAAGCTCACAAGCCTGTATTTGTTTGCCAAGAACGTGCGGTCTCTACTCCATACTTACCACTACCAGCAGCTTTTTCTCCATGAGTTTTCCATGGCCTATACCAAGTATGTCGGAGAAACACTGCAACCCAAGACCTACGGCTACAGTAGTGTGGAGGAGCTCTTGGGAGCAATCCCTCAG GTGGTCTGGATCAAAGGACATGGTCATAAGAGAATTGTAGTGttaaaaaatgacatgaaaa GCCGTGTGAGTTCAGTCGGGCTCTCCCCTGTCAGTCCTGAAGACCAGCCCTCGGCCACGGAGCACATCCCGGCGGCGCCCGAATCTCGCACAGCCCCGGAACTCAGACTTGGAGCAGGCAGCGATG